In one window of Pseudodesulfovibrio sp. S3 DNA:
- a CDS encoding flagellar motor protein MotB codes for MAKQAEEAVRRKPSEDPPGDEGLPPWMATFADMVTLLLCFFVLLLSFAEQSEEKYRDALGSLKGAFGVREVRAVSEDMAQFNTSATVKELAASISHDERLLLGVVMRLKSLLEEVDVKMMEGAGVSADRDGVVFSASSAALFYPGTADLKPEASELLDRVIKVLKDYKLNIVVRGHTDDTHISTKKYPSNWELSASRAAVALDYIINQGGIEINRAKAVGYADTRPSVPNDSEENRLKNQRVEFYLHMPQRDAW; via the coding sequence ATGGCCAAACAAGCAGAAGAAGCCGTACGCAGAAAGCCTTCCGAAGATCCGCCTGGTGATGAGGGGCTGCCTCCGTGGATGGCGACATTTGCGGATATGGTGACGCTTTTGTTGTGTTTTTTTGTACTTCTGCTTTCTTTTGCCGAACAAAGTGAAGAGAAATACCGGGATGCTTTGGGCTCCTTGAAAGGGGCTTTCGGCGTGCGGGAAGTGCGAGCCGTGTCCGAGGATATGGCCCAGTTCAACACCAGTGCAACGGTCAAGGAGCTGGCAGCCAGTATCTCTCACGACGAGCGTTTGCTTCTCGGTGTGGTCATGCGCCTCAAGTCTTTGCTTGAGGAAGTGGATGTGAAGATGATGGAAGGCGCCGGTGTTTCCGCCGATCGTGATGGAGTGGTCTTCAGCGCCAGTTCTGCGGCACTTTTCTATCCGGGCACGGCAGATCTCAAGCCCGAAGCATCGGAACTCCTGGATAGGGTGATAAAGGTTCTCAAGGATTACAAGTTGAATATCGTAGTCCGTGGCCATACCGACGACACTCATATCTCAACAAAGAAGTACCCTTCCAATTGGGAGCTTTCGGCTTCCAGGGCGGCCGTGGCCTTGGACTACATCATCAATCAGGGCGGTATAGAAATCAATCGGGCCAAGGCGGTGGGATATGCGGACACGAGGCCGTCAGTTCCCAATGATTCTGAAGAAAATCGTCTGAAGAATCAGCGAGTTGAGTTTTATTTGCACATGCCCCAGCGGGATGCTTGGTAG
- a CDS encoding PEP/pyruvate-binding domain-containing protein, with translation MAKTQSADAEKAVAGKAKKVDAKVETLKKKLVLNGADIKKIGEDAELLVGGKNYNTAIISQIPGIRAPEFRAISSHVFHTILDDTKVNAAVVRSTVDKEYNKIDWNSDAVNEDSDYLQHFVREVGKKIREQSEKQSGTPIRLRTFINNVVEGFATSPEGIDQLRMRSVLVQSAILSVELPDDIGKEIKEAYDSICKEAGLDDVPVAVRSSAAGEDSRKKAFAGLQDTYLNIVGADECLEAYHWDCASAYNLRSMTYRREAILDAITKAEETGNDAIAELAKKEWAIEHTSLSVCIMRMINPVISGTAFSADTATGCRGTDRNDLVSIDASYGLGEAVVGGMVTPDKFYVFQRDGGREVVIRYMGCKEKKIVYKEDGSGTHVVKVSESEVHRWALSIAQAETVAQGVRAISRAYDDMIMDTEFCIDKTDRLWFVQARPETRWNEDLEHHPDTIFMRRREVDKKAIDSAEVILEGNGASRGAGQGTVKYLRSALELNKINKGDILAAARTDPDMVPGMRIASAILADVGGDTSHAAITSRELGIPAIIGIQRLEALRSLEGQQVTVDGSRGKVYRGELPLVEVGGEINIAKLPTTKTKVGLILADVGQALFLSRLRQVPDFEIGLLRAEFMLGNIGVHPMALEAYDKDVLNDLVEDKIMQMDRRLTKVMKEQLDTGLITMPLKLREYVGLITGLTKKMEALAEQEGARSTDQVLAMHRRLREMDHKLDEHISHATDRLDILKTSIDPEAHVAVVFGYQDLLEPTPAIRTEAWKIRQQHEKIVSEYVARLKTDPEFVAHIDKITRLREEVALKMGLKSEMDEVATLPDRIRTLLESRGYTTGKENYIQTLSQGLALFAMAFYGSNIVYRTTDFKSNEYRNLLGGLLFEAHEDNPMIGYRGVSRNIHDWELEAFKLARGIYGGSNLSIMFPFVRTLEEARSMKRYLKQVHNLESGKDGLKVILMAEIPSNAILCKEFLKEVDGFSIGSNDMTQMVLATDRDNASLQHIYDEEDPAVVWAILSAIFAGQKVGKKVGFCGQGVSNSVILRGLVAIAGIVSASVVPDTYHQTKFDMAAVEAENIKTRDLGAWLKQQHMLNLQKLLEGNSYGHILKKYKSPEDFMEWYEGELDRFSEQLRDHMETPKEEFYRQEMEQFRSVFHKPVIYASWDWHHTVEDAMRHAGFNSFEEQEAALEQQRNKKW, from the coding sequence ATGGCCAAGACCCAGAGTGCTGATGCCGAGAAGGCCGTGGCAGGCAAAGCCAAGAAAGTCGATGCAAAGGTTGAGACTCTTAAGAAAAAATTGGTTTTGAACGGAGCCGATATCAAGAAGATTGGCGAAGATGCCGAACTTCTCGTTGGCGGCAAGAACTACAATACCGCCATCATCAGTCAGATACCCGGAATCCGGGCACCTGAATTCAGGGCGATTTCTTCGCATGTTTTTCACACCATTCTTGATGATACCAAGGTCAATGCAGCCGTTGTCCGTTCGACTGTGGACAAGGAATACAATAAGATCGACTGGAATTCTGACGCGGTGAATGAGGATTCTGACTATCTCCAGCATTTTGTCCGGGAAGTGGGTAAAAAGATTCGTGAGCAGTCTGAAAAACAGTCGGGGACACCCATCCGGCTGCGCACCTTCATTAATAATGTCGTTGAAGGCTTTGCCACTTCTCCCGAAGGTATCGACCAGTTGCGTATGCGTTCGGTTTTGGTCCAGTCGGCTATCCTGTCCGTTGAATTGCCTGATGATATCGGCAAGGAAATCAAGGAAGCGTACGATTCCATATGTAAGGAAGCCGGATTGGACGATGTACCAGTCGCTGTTCGTTCATCGGCAGCCGGTGAAGACAGTCGCAAAAAGGCGTTTGCCGGTCTTCAGGATACCTATCTGAATATTGTTGGTGCTGATGAGTGCCTTGAAGCCTACCATTGGGATTGTGCTTCTGCCTATAATTTGCGCTCCATGACCTACCGTCGTGAGGCCATTCTCGATGCTATTACCAAGGCCGAGGAAACCGGTAACGATGCCATTGCCGAACTGGCCAAGAAGGAGTGGGCCATTGAGCATACCTCCTTATCCGTCTGCATTATGCGTATGATCAACCCGGTCATATCCGGTACGGCGTTCAGCGCGGATACGGCCACGGGGTGCCGGGGTACAGACCGTAACGATCTCGTGTCGATCGACGCCAGCTACGGCTTGGGCGAGGCGGTTGTCGGCGGTATGGTTACTCCTGACAAATTTTATGTTTTCCAGCGTGATGGGGGTCGTGAGGTCGTTATCCGTTACATGGGCTGCAAGGAAAAGAAAATCGTCTACAAGGAAGACGGTAGCGGAACGCATGTGGTTAAGGTGTCGGAAAGCGAGGTCCATCGATGGGCTTTGTCCATTGCTCAGGCCGAGACGGTTGCCCAGGGTGTGCGAGCCATTTCCAGGGCGTATGACGATATGATCATGGATACGGAATTCTGCATCGACAAGACGGATCGGCTCTGGTTTGTGCAGGCGCGTCCGGAAACTCGCTGGAACGAGGATCTTGAACACCATCCTGACACCATTTTCATGCGTCGTCGTGAAGTGGATAAAAAGGCTATTGATTCCGCTGAAGTCATTCTGGAGGGCAACGGCGCTTCCCGTGGTGCCGGCCAAGGTACGGTCAAATACCTCCGCTCTGCACTGGAATTGAACAAGATCAACAAGGGCGATATTTTGGCGGCTGCACGCACCGACCCGGACATGGTGCCGGGTATGCGTATCGCTTCGGCCATTCTGGCCGATGTCGGCGGTGACACCAGTCACGCGGCCATTACATCTCGCGAGTTGGGCATTCCAGCCATCATCGGTATTCAGCGTCTTGAGGCCCTGCGGTCCCTGGAAGGACAGCAGGTCACGGTTGACGGCTCACGAGGCAAGGTCTATCGCGGCGAACTGCCCTTGGTGGAAGTGGGCGGTGAAATCAATATTGCAAAACTGCCCACCACCAAGACCAAGGTCGGTTTGATCCTGGCCGATGTGGGACAGGCCTTGTTCCTTTCGCGTTTACGTCAGGTGCCTGATTTTGAGATCGGCCTGCTTCGCGCCGAGTTCATGCTCGGGAATATCGGTGTCCATCCAATGGCGCTCGAAGCCTATGACAAAGACGTCCTGAACGACTTGGTCGAAGACAAGATCATGCAGATGGATAGACGGCTGACCAAGGTAATGAAAGAGCAGCTCGACACCGGACTCATTACCATGCCGTTGAAACTTCGTGAATATGTCGGCCTGATTACCGGGCTGACCAAGAAGATGGAAGCACTGGCCGAGCAGGAGGGGGCGCGAAGCACCGATCAGGTCCTGGCCATGCATCGTCGTCTGCGCGAGATGGATCACAAGCTTGACGAACACATTTCTCATGCCACTGATCGTCTTGACATCCTTAAAACCTCCATTGATCCGGAAGCACATGTTGCCGTGGTGTTCGGATATCAGGATCTGCTTGAACCCACTCCGGCGATTCGGACCGAGGCATGGAAAATTCGCCAACAGCATGAAAAGATCGTGTCCGAGTACGTGGCTCGTTTGAAGACGGACCCGGAATTTGTGGCCCATATCGATAAGATCACCAGGCTGCGCGAGGAAGTCGCCCTCAAGATGGGCTTGAAATCCGAAATGGATGAGGTGGCAACCCTGCCGGATCGGATTCGTACCTTGCTCGAATCGAGGGGGTACACCACTGGCAAGGAAAACTATATCCAGACCCTGTCCCAGGGATTGGCATTGTTCGCGATGGCCTTCTACGGCAGCAACATCGTCTACAGAACCACGGACTTCAAGTCCAATGAATACCGCAATCTGCTCGGTGGATTGCTGTTCGAGGCCCATGAAGACAATCCCATGATCGGGTACCGTGGCGTATCCCGAAACATCCATGACTGGGAATTGGAGGCATTCAAGCTTGCCAGGGGCATTTATGGCGGCAGCAACCTGAGTATCATGTTCCCGTTCGTCCGCACCTTGGAAGAGGCGCGCAGCATGAAGCGGTATCTCAAGCAGGTGCACAACCTGGAATCCGGCAAGGATGGACTCAAGGTCATTCTTATGGCCGAAATCCCGAGTAACGCCATTCTGTGCAAGGAATTCCTCAAGGAAGTTGATGGGTTCTCCATTGGTTCCAATGATATGACGCAGATGGTTCTTGCCACCGACAGGGACAACGCCAGTTTGCAACACATATATGATGAAGAGGATCCGGCGGTCGTCTGGGCGATTCTGTCCGCCATTTTTGCCGGTCAGAAGGTCGGCAAGAAGGTTGGCTTTTGCGGGCAGGGCGTTTCCAACAGCGTCATCCTGCGCGGTCTGGTCGCCATTGCCGGCATCGTGTCCGCATCAGTGGTGCCCGATACATACCATCAGACCAAGTTCGACATGGCAGCGGTGGAAGCTGAAAACATCAAGACCCGTGATCTGGGGGCTTGGCTCAAGCAGCAGCATATGCTCAATCTTCAGAAACTGCTTGAGGGGAACAGCTATGGTCACATACTGAAGAAATACAAGTCCCCCGAAGACTTCATGGAGTGGTATGAGGGTGAGTTGGATCGCTTCAGCGAACAGTTGCGTGACCACATGGAGACCCCGAAGGAAGAGTTCTACCGTCAGGAGATGGAGCAGTTCCGTTCCGTTTTCCACAAGCCGGTTATCTATGCCAGTTGGGATTGGCATCATACGGTGGAGGACGCCATGCGTCACGCCGGTTTCAATTCCTTTGAAGAACAGGAAGCGGCGCTGGAACAACAGCGTAACAAGAAATGGTAG
- a CDS encoding flagellar protein FlaG has product MNIPEMTIEMKQGLRSENVVPAKTVSRPPGQKDTSQSANTDSAPTKTEKDKQSTGRTKEELYELIAEAEKHLEANDIKLKFNVLENNDTIQVEVLDSDGKVIRKIPDDDLIKLTKSLKNLGQGFLNEVY; this is encoded by the coding sequence ATGAATATCCCCGAAATGACTATCGAGATGAAGCAAGGACTGCGTTCGGAGAACGTGGTGCCGGCGAAGACCGTGTCCAGACCTCCTGGTCAGAAAGACACGTCTCAAAGCGCCAACACAGACAGTGCACCGACAAAGACCGAAAAGGACAAGCAATCCACCGGACGCACGAAGGAAGAACTCTACGAATTGATCGCTGAGGCCGAAAAGCATCTTGAGGCCAATGACATCAAGCTCAAGTTCAATGTCCTGGAGAACAATGACACTATTCAAGTGGAAGTTCTGGACTCGGATGGAAAGGTCATCCGCAAGATACCCGATGACGATTTGATCAAACTGACCAAGTCGCTGAAGAATCTCGGACAAGGCTTTCTCAACGAAGTTTACTAG
- a CDS encoding MotA/TolQ/ExbB proton channel family protein, whose amino-acid sequence MDIATLIGLGGAFGLVVATIFMGGNAAGFIDVPSIVVVIGGTFAVTFVMFPMGVVINAIKVGMKTLLFKSNDPQEIIRLITSLSETARKESLVALEKVNIDDAFLKKGVMLVVDGSSEGLVRSVMEIELEFMKQRHRQGQAVFKGMGTMAPAFGMIGTLIGLVNMLSNLSDPSSIGPAMAVALLTTFYGAIMANCLFLPMATKLEERSAEDVLFMQIMIEGVSSLQRGDHPSMVREKLQAFLSPALRQESA is encoded by the coding sequence ATGGATATTGCAACTTTAATCGGTCTTGGCGGGGCATTCGGTCTTGTTGTCGCAACAATTTTCATGGGTGGCAATGCAGCCGGTTTTATCGATGTTCCTTCGATTGTCGTTGTGATCGGGGGTACCTTTGCCGTTACCTTTGTCATGTTCCCCATGGGTGTCGTCATCAATGCCATCAAGGTCGGCATGAAAACCCTGCTTTTCAAATCCAATGATCCGCAAGAGATTATCCGGCTTATCACCTCCTTGTCTGAAACTGCACGTAAGGAGAGTCTTGTTGCTCTTGAAAAAGTTAATATTGACGATGCGTTCTTGAAGAAAGGAGTGATGCTCGTCGTGGATGGTTCCAGTGAAGGTCTGGTCCGATCTGTGATGGAGATAGAATTGGAATTCATGAAACAACGTCACCGCCAGGGGCAGGCCGTGTTCAAGGGCATGGGTACCATGGCACCGGCGTTCGGCATGATCGGAACCTTGATTGGACTGGTCAATATGCTGTCAAATCTATCCGACCCGTCTTCCATTGGCCCGGCCATGGCTGTCGCCCTCTTGACCACCTTTTATGGGGCCATCATGGCCAACTGTTTATTTTTGCCCATGGCCACCAAGCTTGAGGAACGATCCGCAGAAGATGTCCTGTTCATGCAGATCATGATCGAAGGGGTGTCCTCCTTGCAAAGGGGCGACCATCCTTCCATGGTCAGGGAAAAGCTTCAGGCGTTTTTGTCTCCCGCATTGCGTCAAGAATCCGCATAG
- a CDS encoding ABC transporter permease codes for MSLFSFKRFIAMVGKEFVQMRRDRLTFAMLIGIPLIQLILFGYAINSDPRHLPTAVLSADNSPFSRSIVTGMQTSTFFDVTSFPKTRAEATDLIRKGVVQFVVTIPEQFGRDILRGDRPVLLLEADATDPMATGNAAGSFPEIVRRALAKELKGNAANLNQGLAPVDIRIHNDYNPEAISQYNIVPGLMGVILTMTLVMITSLAITRESERGTMEHLLATPVRPLEVMLGKIVPYIFVGYIQITLIVLAARLLFNVPMHGSVPLVFALSLLFIGANLSVGVTISTVVRNQLQAVQMSIFFFLPSLLLSGFMFPFRGMPQWAQVVGSILPLTHYLRLIRGILLKGNGLEDSIQHVWPILFFWFVVVAIGLKRYRRTLD; via the coding sequence ATGAGCCTTTTTTCCTTCAAACGATTCATTGCCATGGTGGGCAAGGAATTCGTGCAAATGAGGCGAGACAGGCTTACCTTTGCCATGTTGATAGGTATTCCCCTCATTCAGCTAATCCTCTTCGGCTACGCCATCAATTCCGACCCCCGCCATCTGCCCACAGCAGTGCTTTCTGCCGACAATTCCCCCTTTTCACGATCAATTGTCACCGGAATGCAGACCAGCACCTTTTTCGACGTCACGAGCTTTCCCAAAACCCGTGCTGAAGCAACCGATCTCATCCGCAAAGGAGTTGTACAGTTCGTCGTCACCATACCCGAACAATTCGGACGAGACATTCTTCGTGGAGACAGGCCGGTTCTCCTGCTTGAAGCAGACGCCACAGACCCGATGGCCACAGGCAATGCAGCCGGTTCATTCCCTGAGATTGTTCGGCGCGCACTGGCCAAGGAACTCAAGGGGAACGCAGCGAATCTCAATCAGGGACTGGCTCCGGTGGATATACGAATCCATAATGATTACAACCCGGAAGCAATTAGTCAGTACAACATAGTTCCGGGTTTGATGGGCGTCATTTTGACCATGACCCTTGTCATGATAACCTCGCTGGCCATTACCAGAGAATCCGAGCGCGGCACCATGGAACACCTCCTCGCCACGCCGGTCAGACCTCTCGAAGTCATGCTGGGCAAAATCGTTCCCTACATCTTTGTCGGCTACATCCAGATAACACTCATCGTATTGGCTGCCCGGCTCCTGTTCAATGTGCCGATGCATGGAAGTGTTCCCTTGGTATTTGCCCTCTCTCTGCTCTTCATTGGGGCCAACCTCTCCGTAGGCGTCACCATTTCCACGGTTGTAAGGAACCAACTCCAAGCTGTTCAAATGTCGATATTTTTCTTCCTGCCATCACTACTTCTTTCAGGATTCATGTTTCCTTTCAGAGGAATGCCGCAATGGGCGCAAGTCGTTGGGTCGATCCTGCCGCTGACCCACTATCTTCGCCTCATTCGTGGAATTCTTCTCAAAGGCAATGGGCTTGAAGATTCCATCCAACATGTCTGGCCCATTCTATTTTTTTGGTTTGTCGTTGTCGCCATTGGCTTGAAACGATATCGCCGTACACTCGATTAG
- a CDS encoding FapA family protein: MKHYFDPDWDPSKLKPEEQADGSVDHHELNFVQSVAAGDVIAEWIPLDESSSEIDERFVSDDKVFPAGRGTGLKRNFPDKLYAAVNGYACYKEGIILVRETLTVRADIDYRTGNIEFVGNITIEGSVRGGFSILGEDVKVVGQVEGVLIEARNNLDCRGGVKGGKTAHLEAGNDIKLAFCEYATVVASNDVLVKGALMHSNVYAGRRLAVGGRLTGGNICAYEYIYVGEQLGGGMDTDTSLVLGYDPSLLHADKKYNERIKIVHADIASFEKILNKGEEFRAEYRPKLESARKELKLLMALKVKLWEGIYATERLGECKVLVPGVVKPGVEISIGSAYLKVDDFLEDVFFYYENDEVKIGTSTGKIKR; encoded by the coding sequence TTGAAACACTATTTTGATCCGGATTGGGATCCATCCAAACTGAAACCGGAAGAGCAGGCCGATGGCAGTGTGGATCATCATGAGTTGAATTTTGTCCAAAGCGTTGCCGCTGGGGATGTTATTGCCGAGTGGATTCCTCTCGATGAATCCAGCAGCGAAATCGACGAACGGTTTGTATCTGATGACAAGGTGTTTCCCGCAGGCCGAGGCACAGGACTGAAACGTAACTTTCCTGACAAGCTCTATGCAGCCGTCAACGGCTATGCGTGCTACAAGGAAGGCATCATTCTTGTCCGTGAGACGCTGACAGTTCGCGCTGATATTGACTATCGTACTGGAAATATAGAATTTGTTGGTAATATCACCATAGAAGGTTCCGTTCGCGGCGGATTTTCCATACTCGGCGAGGATGTGAAGGTTGTTGGGCAGGTGGAAGGGGTGCTTATCGAGGCCCGCAACAACTTGGACTGCCGCGGTGGTGTCAAGGGCGGCAAGACGGCGCACCTTGAGGCCGGTAACGACATCAAATTGGCATTTTGTGAATATGCGACTGTTGTCGCAAGTAATGATGTTCTGGTCAAAGGTGCTCTGATGCATAGTAACGTCTATGCCGGAAGACGTTTGGCAGTTGGGGGACGGCTCACGGGTGGAAATATCTGTGCTTACGAATACATCTATGTAGGAGAACAGCTTGGTGGCGGGATGGATACCGACACGTCTCTGGTCTTGGGATACGACCCCTCATTGCTGCATGCCGACAAGAAGTACAACGAGCGAATCAAAATTGTGCATGCGGATATTGCCTCTTTTGAAAAGATATTGAACAAGGGTGAAGAGTTCAGGGCAGAATACAGACCCAAGTTGGAATCGGCCCGCAAGGAATTGAAATTGTTGATGGCCTTGAAGGTGAAGCTTTGGGAAGGGATTTATGCCACGGAGCGCCTTGGCGAATGCAAGGTCCTTGTGCCCGGCGTTGTTAAACCCGGAGTGGAGATCAGTATAGGGTCTGCTTATCTCAAAGTTGATGATTTTTTGGAAGATGTGTTTTTCTATTATGAAAACGATGAAGTTAAAATCGGTACTTCTACCGGTAAAATCAAAAGATAA
- a CDS encoding flagellar motor protein MotB, whose translation MAEKEVLEQQGGGPKPDPPKPEEGIPPWMATFADMVTLLLCFFVLLLSFTNQDVTNFRKMMGSIQEALGVQHEDAGAYSVPYADTSFNERKSVRENREIVELGARIKKAIRAKDLNHMAKVSSDKSGVMLRLGNQIVFKKGSAELAEDAQKGMQVVIDAMENTDFNLVIRGNTDGDQVESKLYHSNWDLSAARAARCLRYILEHSDISANRMKAVGYASAKPILPSTSEENRMANRRVEFYYIPTGRSKW comes from the coding sequence ATGGCTGAAAAAGAGGTGTTGGAACAGCAGGGAGGTGGGCCGAAGCCCGATCCGCCCAAGCCGGAAGAAGGGATTCCGCCGTGGATGGCGACCTTTGCCGACATGGTGACACTGCTTTTGTGCTTTTTCGTGCTGCTTCTCTCCTTTACCAATCAGGATGTCACGAATTTCAGGAAGATGATGGGGTCCATCCAGGAGGCCCTTGGTGTTCAACATGAAGATGCGGGAGCATATTCGGTTCCCTATGCAGACACGAGCTTCAATGAGCGTAAAAGTGTGCGGGAAAACCGGGAAATTGTCGAACTCGGAGCGCGTATCAAAAAGGCCATTCGGGCCAAGGATTTGAATCATATGGCCAAGGTGAGCAGCGACAAATCGGGTGTCATGCTCAGGTTGGGCAACCAGATTGTGTTTAAGAAGGGGTCTGCCGAATTGGCTGAAGACGCCCAAAAGGGGATGCAGGTAGTCATCGATGCTATGGAAAATACAGACTTTAATCTGGTGATTCGGGGTAATACCGATGGAGATCAGGTCGAGTCAAAGCTGTACCATTCCAATTGGGATTTATCAGCAGCTCGGGCAGCGCGTTGCCTACGGTATATTCTGGAGCATTCGGATATCTCGGCGAATCGTATGAAGGCAGTAGGGTATGCCAGCGCAAAACCTATCCTGCCGAGCACCTCTGAAGAGAACCGCATGGCCAATAGGCGAGTTGAATTCTATTATATCCCCACGGGGCGATCGAAGTGGTAA
- a CDS encoding ABC transporter ATP-binding protein, translating to MSSDIIIDVQGLTKSFGSKTVVNNLDMRIRKGEIYGFLGPNGSGKTTSIRMLCGLLKPNSGSGTCLGYDVITESASIKPHVGYMTQKFSLYEDLTVKENIEFTARIFGLENPSRKTRECIERMGLGPFEKHLAGTLSGGWKQRLSLGVCTLHSPQLLLLDEPTAGVDPGARRDFWDQVHTLAAQGITALISTHYMDEAERCHRLAYIAYGKLLARGTVEEMISNARLSTWSVSFDNQEGTLHDLSEQLKPLPGIDQVVAFGNTLHVSGRNAKALEHSIAPFQKQPYKWSLIDTSLEEVFIDLMQQSKGGLG from the coding sequence ATGTCCTCTGATATTATCATCGATGTCCAGGGATTGACCAAATCGTTTGGTTCAAAAACTGTGGTCAACAATCTGGACATGCGGATTCGCAAAGGGGAGATATACGGCTTCCTCGGGCCGAACGGCTCGGGCAAGACAACATCCATCCGCATGCTCTGCGGACTGCTCAAACCCAATTCCGGTTCCGGGACATGCCTTGGATATGACGTGATTACCGAGTCTGCCAGCATTAAACCGCACGTGGGTTACATGACACAGAAGTTCAGTCTTTACGAAGACTTGACAGTCAAGGAGAATATCGAATTCACGGCTCGTATTTTCGGGCTGGAAAACCCGTCACGAAAAACACGTGAATGTATTGAGCGAATGGGACTCGGCCCTTTCGAAAAGCATCTGGCCGGGACGCTTTCAGGGGGCTGGAAGCAACGGCTTTCCCTTGGAGTCTGTACTCTCCACTCCCCTCAGCTCCTGCTGTTGGATGAACCGACCGCAGGCGTTGATCCGGGTGCCCGTCGGGATTTCTGGGATCAGGTTCACACCCTTGCCGCCCAGGGAATCACGGCCCTTATCAGCACGCACTATATGGATGAAGCTGAACGATGTCACAGGCTTGCATACATAGCATACGGCAAACTCCTTGCAAGGGGAACTGTGGAGGAGATGATCTCCAACGCTCGATTGAGCACATGGAGCGTCAGTTTTGATAACCAGGAAGGGACACTGCATGACCTTTCAGAACAGCTCAAACCGCTCCCTGGTATCGATCAGGTTGTTGCATTCGGAAACACCCTCCATGTCAGCGGAAGAAATGCAAAGGCTCTCGAACACAGTATAGCCCCATTTCAAAAACAGCCATATAAATGGTCCTTGATCGATACAAGCCTGGAAGAAGTTTTCATCGACCTCATGCAACAGAGTAAAGGAGGCCTCGGATGA